In Acinetobacter sp. C32I, one genomic interval encodes:
- the cas3f gene encoding type I-F CRISPR-associated helicase Cas3f, producing MIVTFISQCEKKAIARTRRVLDAFADRIGDNTWQTVITEDGLLAVKKLLRKTVTKNTAVSCHWIRGRRRSELMWIVGNRNKFNEQGIVPVNTTKKSLSQNKWENDWHYLPLIKALVAVSALLHDWGKATVLFQQKLLDKNNQFKGDPLRHEWISCLLLNALVQSSGNIESDEAWLNLFINQSWDEALLKQTIVKESDQSKVLAQLPPFAQLVAWLIISHHRLPNLKEDKDSKRYAAEPTNSIAELFECIEANWGYQNKFDEKDYQQQLKLCFQFEQGLLGQSAEWTKQIKKWSLRLLQEAQTSEQIFIDGSWRVILHHARLCLMLGDHYYSSCEADKAWKTNLSLVANTDPKTKQAKQYLDEHLVRVSDNAMRVAQSLSRLADEMESAYDIQKLKKKSPSGFEWQDQAAKGIQQFIQKNEGVEKQGWFIVNMASTGKGKTIANAKIMQALSKDGQSLRYILALGLRTLTLQTGDSYRHDIGLSNDELAVLIGSKAVQELHHQNTRNDQQNELNIEEIGSESLEALLENELDYDTMPQADFMNALFPKNQEQRNKAFLYKPVLTCTIDHIMAATETKRGGKYILPSLRLSSSDLVIDEVDDFNAQDLVAIARLVHLAGMLGRKVMISSATIPPALAEGFFNAYQQGWALYSAFKKLKNKNLVSMWVDEFKTKIQTIDSNTPKELIQQYQNTHDQFVDLRTAALVQQVVKHKAYIVDCADLVAEKEVQFLDQSLQSQYFERIQQNAEQLHLSHHSIDLKTGKKVSFGVVRVANIPPCVALTQYLLNAEWSQGIAPRVMAYHSRQVLLLRSEQERHLDQVLKRKEKAGEQATAFSNDVIRQHLDSIEDEHVIFILVATPVEEVGRDHDFDWAIVEPSSYRSIIQLAGRVLRHRKLEQNIEKPNIALMQYNLKGLRKAKVAFEKPGFELNNDKFQLHTKDLKELLDISDVSFNINAIPRIKTNRPLQARQRLADLEHAVMADVLTSYDKVGAKPLNSWLTQKWFLTALPQKFIQFRQSSPNINIFVVWRDHKLLLCEKNDFGHYVDRSGFYNIHYLQLNNLEQKRLWLNRNYYDILCRLTLDHLIENDEDIEAKIERLSERYGEIMLPEYDENKRLMYSEQFGLVVSNK from the coding sequence ATGATTGTCACTTTTATCTCTCAGTGTGAAAAGAAAGCGATTGCTCGAACTCGTCGTGTACTCGATGCCTTTGCTGATAGGATTGGTGATAACACTTGGCAAACAGTGATCACTGAAGATGGTTTATTAGCGGTAAAAAAGCTGCTGAGAAAAACGGTGACGAAAAATACAGCGGTTTCATGTCATTGGATACGTGGTCGTCGTAGAAGTGAATTAATGTGGATTGTGGGAAACAGGAATAAGTTTAATGAACAGGGGATAGTCCCCGTGAATACCACAAAGAAAAGTTTGTCTCAAAATAAATGGGAAAATGACTGGCATTATTTACCTTTAATTAAGGCATTAGTTGCAGTTTCTGCTTTACTTCATGATTGGGGTAAAGCAACGGTATTATTCCAGCAAAAATTACTTGATAAAAATAACCAATTTAAAGGTGATCCTTTACGTCATGAATGGATTTCATGCCTATTATTAAATGCTTTGGTGCAATCATCAGGCAATATTGAATCTGATGAAGCATGGTTAAATTTATTCATTAATCAAAGTTGGGATGAGGCACTTCTCAAGCAAACGATTGTAAAAGAATCAGATCAATCCAAAGTTTTAGCTCAGCTTCCACCATTCGCTCAATTAGTCGCGTGGCTGATCATTTCACACCATCGCTTACCTAATTTAAAAGAAGATAAAGATTCAAAAAGATATGCTGCTGAACCTACAAATAGTATTGCAGAATTATTTGAATGTATCGAAGCAAACTGGGGCTATCAAAACAAATTTGATGAAAAGGATTACCAACAACAACTTAAATTGTGTTTTCAGTTTGAGCAAGGTTTACTAGGCCAATCTGCTGAATGGACAAAACAAATTAAAAAATGGTCTTTACGTTTATTACAGGAAGCTCAAACATCAGAACAGATTTTTATTGATGGTAGTTGGCGAGTGATTTTGCATCATGCGCGTTTATGTCTAATGTTGGGGGATCATTATTATTCATCGTGTGAGGCAGATAAAGCATGGAAAACGAATTTATCACTTGTTGCAAATACCGACCCAAAAACGAAACAAGCGAAACAGTATTTAGATGAGCATTTAGTCCGAGTTAGTGACAATGCTATGCGAGTGGCTCAGTCTTTAAGCCGTTTAGCAGATGAGATGGAATCTGCATACGATATTCAAAAATTAAAAAAGAAAAGTCCATCAGGTTTTGAATGGCAGGATCAGGCCGCTAAAGGGATTCAGCAATTCATTCAAAAAAATGAAGGGGTTGAGAAACAAGGTTGGTTTATTGTCAATATGGCAAGTACTGGGAAAGGAAAAACCATTGCCAATGCGAAAATCATGCAAGCCTTATCTAAGGACGGACAATCATTACGTTATATTTTAGCACTAGGTTTGAGAACATTAACTTTACAAACAGGGGATTCATACCGTCATGATATTGGTTTAAGTAATGATGAACTAGCCGTTTTAATTGGTTCAAAAGCTGTGCAGGAGTTGCATCATCAAAATACTAGAAATGATCAACAGAATGAATTAAATATCGAGGAAATTGGTTCAGAGTCGTTAGAGGCGTTATTAGAGAATGAACTGGATTACGACACGATGCCTCAAGCCGATTTTATGAATGCTTTATTCCCTAAAAATCAAGAACAACGTAATAAAGCATTTCTATATAAACCTGTTTTAACCTGTACCATTGATCATATTATGGCAGCGACTGAAACCAAGCGTGGCGGCAAATATATTTTACCGAGCTTAAGACTTTCATCCTCAGACTTAGTCATTGATGAAGTGGATGATTTTAATGCTCAAGACTTAGTTGCTATTGCCCGACTGGTGCATCTTGCAGGTATGTTGGGGCGAAAAGTGATGATATCGTCAGCAACCATACCTCCAGCATTGGCTGAGGGATTTTTTAATGCTTATCAGCAAGGCTGGGCTTTGTATTCTGCCTTTAAAAAGTTAAAGAATAAAAATCTCGTTTCGATGTGGGTCGATGAGTTCAAAACAAAAATTCAAACCATTGATTCGAATACACCAAAAGAGCTGATACAACAATATCAAAATACACATGATCAATTTGTAGATCTTCGGACAGCAGCATTAGTTCAGCAAGTTGTTAAACATAAAGCCTATATTGTAGATTGTGCTGATCTTGTGGCTGAAAAAGAAGTTCAATTTTTAGATCAAAGTTTGCAGTCTCAGTATTTTGAACGGATTCAGCAGAATGCTGAACAATTACATTTGAGTCATCACAGTATCGATCTTAAGACAGGTAAAAAAGTCTCTTTTGGTGTGGTACGTGTTGCCAATATTCCTCCCTGTGTTGCTTTAACTCAATACTTACTCAATGCAGAATGGTCGCAGGGCATAGCGCCTCGTGTTATGGCTTATCATAGTCGTCAAGTTTTGTTGCTACGTAGTGAGCAGGAGCGACACTTAGATCAGGTTCTAAAGCGTAAAGAAAAAGCGGGGGAACAGGCGACGGCATTCTCAAATGATGTGATTCGTCAGCATCTAGATTCAATTGAAGATGAACATGTGATTTTTATTTTGGTTGCAACCCCTGTGGAGGAGGTTGGGCGAGACCATGATTTTGATTGGGCCATTGTAGAGCCATCATCTTATCGTTCGATTATTCAATTAGCAGGGCGAGTGTTACGTCACAGAAAATTGGAACAGAATATCGAAAAGCCAAATATTGCTTTAATGCAATATAATTTAAAAGGATTAAGAAAAGCTAAGGTTGCTTTTGAAAAGCCTGGTTTTGAACTTAATAATGATAAATTCCAATTACACACTAAAGATTTAAAAGAGTTGCTTGATATTTCAGATGTGAGTTTTAATATTAATGCCATACCAAGAATAAAAACGAATCGACCATTACAAGCAAGACAAAGACTAGCAGATCTTGAACATGCAGTAATGGCTGATGTATTAACCTCATACGACAAAGTTGGAGCAAAACCATTAAATTCATGGTTAACCCAAAAATGGTTTTTAACAGCTTTACCTCAAAAATTTATACAATTTAGGCAAAGTTCTCCGAATATTAATATTTTTGTTGTTTGGAGAGATCATAAACTGCTACTCTGTGAAAAAAATGATTTTGGTCATTATGTTGATCGAAGCGGTTTTTATAATATTCATTATTTACAACTAAATAATTTGGAACAAAAAAGATTATGGTTGAATAGGAATTATTACGACATTTTGTGTCGCTTGACACTTGATCATTTAATTGAGAATGACGAAGATATTGAAGCAAAGATTGAAAGACTATCGGAACGTTATGGTGAGATTATGTTGCCAGAGTACGATGAGAATAAACGATTGATGTATTCAGAACAGTTTGGCTTGGTGGTTTCAAATAAATAA
- the csy1 gene encoding type I-F CRISPR-associated protein Csy1, which produces MAESIHAFLNERKELWLKDRLKRAESDVETSTLQHQANDKFSLNEWLPDAAKRVTQLAMVSHPSKFSHPSAKTSSLIAKAKHCNDGYLRSGNVEYSLDVFGNAAAMDVFKFLSLPLTGKMTVLDGFEQDNQELRALITHADLNFEALSSEFLKIKAADHSVKTDHLVKQVYFPINQSEYHLLSILTPSGLITRLKQAIDAMRFSEETKKSKELRKKNEHDEIGYADIFDLTITAYGGTQPQNVSVLNSQNAGRAYLLSSCPPVLEKRAIRLPKTDFFMQCLYLRNYQDSFIQLHRFMQLDLNNMDIRNAIKNIIQFVIDQVLLQALKTRQYAIEGWTNQDYYANLPKMQRVWLDKTYQVEREENSDWRDELSREIARWILRSYEKVISDAYMLGTVELVEVKQRVESSLQQAKEFF; this is translated from the coding sequence ATGGCAGAAAGTATTCATGCATTTTTAAATGAACGTAAAGAACTTTGGCTAAAAGATCGTTTAAAAAGAGCAGAAAGTGATGTTGAAACTTCAACTTTGCAACATCAAGCAAATGATAAATTTAGTTTAAATGAATGGTTACCTGATGCAGCAAAGCGCGTAACCCAGCTTGCAATGGTGAGTCACCCAAGTAAGTTTAGTCATCCAAGTGCCAAGACTTCAAGCCTTATTGCTAAGGCGAAACATTGCAATGATGGCTACTTACGTAGTGGTAATGTGGAATATTCATTGGATGTATTTGGTAATGCTGCCGCAATGGACGTATTTAAGTTTTTGTCTTTACCACTTACTGGAAAAATGACGGTTTTGGATGGCTTCGAACAAGACAACCAAGAGTTGCGGGCTTTAATTACGCATGCAGATTTAAATTTTGAAGCATTGAGTTCAGAATTTTTAAAAATTAAAGCCGCAGATCATTCAGTAAAAACAGACCATCTAGTAAAACAGGTCTATTTCCCAATTAATCAATCTGAATATCATTTATTATCCATTTTAACGCCATCTGGTTTAATTACTCGACTCAAACAAGCAATTGATGCTATGCGTTTTTCGGAAGAAACCAAAAAATCTAAAGAATTGCGTAAGAAAAATGAACATGATGAAATAGGTTATGCGGATATATTTGATTTAACAATAACAGCGTATGGTGGAACTCAACCACAGAATGTTAGTGTTTTAAATAGCCAAAATGCAGGACGAGCTTATTTACTGTCGAGTTGCCCACCAGTATTAGAAAAAAGAGCGATTCGACTTCCTAAAACTGATTTTTTTATGCAGTGTTTATATCTAAGAAATTATCAAGACAGCTTTATTCAATTGCATAGATTTATGCAGCTTGATCTAAATAATATGGATATTAGAAATGCGATAAAAAATATTATTCAATTTGTGATTGATCAAGTGTTACTACAGGCATTAAAGACTAGACAATATGCAATTGAAGGATGGACAAATCAAGATTATTACGCAAACTTACCGAAAATGCAGCGAGTTTGGCTAGATAAAACTTATCAAGTCGAGCGAGAAGAAAATAGTGACTGGCGTGATGAATTAAGCCGAGAAATAGCGCGTTGGATATTACGAAGTTATGAAAAAGTAATTAGTGATGCTTATATGCTGGGAACAGTTGAGTTGGTTGAAGTTAAACAGCGTGTAGAAAGCTCATTACAACAAGCAAAGGAGTTTTTCTAA
- the csy2 gene encoding type I-F CRISPR-associated protein Csy2, producing the protein MRHFLLISHLKLHNANAMSSPYTIGFPAMTAWLGAVHALQRKLQAKACDVALTKVAVSCHEFNLQTYKGQGDFVHSIIGTANPLDKDGSRPAFIEEARCHLEVSLLVEIEGLNNKKREQLLELASELICSMKFASGDVLTVKNCQILDFDDDEDHDRELKPILNKLMLGHVLIERRDLVIDSMNQGKDALDAVLEYLHVTHSSNVDDDNKVTWTSKRKAQGWLVPVAVGFQGISELGFAKNQRDANTPHRFAESVLTLGEFLMPYRIEHLDQMLWQYHFDSENNLYLCQNATTN; encoded by the coding sequence ATGCGTCATTTTTTATTGATTTCTCATTTAAAACTTCACAATGCCAATGCCATGAGTAGCCCATATACCATTGGATTTCCAGCAATGACAGCTTGGCTTGGCGCAGTCCACGCTTTGCAACGTAAATTACAAGCTAAAGCATGTGATGTGGCTTTAACTAAAGTTGCGGTAAGTTGTCATGAGTTTAATTTGCAAACCTATAAAGGACAGGGCGATTTTGTCCATTCAATTATAGGTACAGCAAATCCATTGGATAAGGATGGAAGTCGCCCCGCTTTTATTGAGGAAGCCCGTTGCCATTTGGAAGTTTCACTTTTAGTTGAAATTGAAGGTCTGAATAACAAAAAAAGAGAGCAATTGTTAGAACTTGCTTCTGAGCTAATTTGTAGTATGAAATTTGCTAGTGGAGATGTTCTTACGGTGAAGAATTGCCAAATACTGGATTTTGATGATGATGAAGATCATGACAGGGAATTAAAACCCATCCTCAATAAACTCATGCTTGGACATGTACTGATCGAGCGCCGTGATCTCGTGATAGACAGTATGAATCAAGGTAAAGATGCTTTAGATGCGGTTTTAGAGTATTTACACGTAACGCATAGTTCTAATGTAGATGATGATAACAAAGTGACATGGACTTCAAAGCGTAAAGCTCAAGGTTGGCTTGTACCTGTCGCTGTTGGCTTTCAAGGAATTTCTGAGTTGGGATTCGCAAAAAATCAAAGGGATGCCAATACACCACATCGGTTTGCCGAAAGTGTTTTAACTTTGGGTGAATTTTTGATGCCGTACCGCATAGAACATCTTGATCAAATGTTATGGCAATACCATTTTGATTCAGAAAACAATTTATATCTCTGCCAAAACGCTACAACAAATTAA
- the csy3 gene encoding type I-F CRISPR-associated protein Csy3, translated as MAKNEKAVASVLAFEKKLVPSDGYFYGTTWDNRNEQTALKLIPKSVRGTISNRLKPAVASDPLKLNAEVEKANLQTVDACALGEHQDTLKVGFTLKVLGGVENPSACNNEAFLNSYQTVAKSYINQYGFTELAKRYALNIANARFLWRNRVGAEKVEVVVTINDQPAIIFNALEYPLHDFDHVDEKLKKLADQIAQALKGETVYLLIKIEAYALVGKAQEVYPSEELVLDKGKGDKSKILYQVNDVAAMHSQKIGNALRTIDTWYPEFDDKKTAIAIEPYGAVTNLGKAYRTPKEKKDFFTLFDKYALGESLENLEQEHYVMAVLVRGGVFGQSAKD; from the coding sequence ATGGCTAAAAATGAAAAAGCAGTCGCAAGTGTACTCGCGTTTGAAAAGAAACTTGTTCCATCTGATGGATATTTTTATGGAACGACTTGGGATAATCGCAATGAACAAACAGCTTTAAAACTCATTCCTAAATCAGTCCGAGGAACGATTTCAAACCGTTTAAAGCCTGCTGTTGCCAGTGATCCATTGAAGTTGAATGCTGAAGTTGAAAAAGCCAATTTACAAACAGTAGATGCTTGTGCTTTAGGTGAGCATCAAGATACTTTAAAAGTTGGTTTTACTTTGAAAGTATTAGGTGGTGTTGAAAATCCATCTGCATGTAACAATGAAGCTTTTTTAAATTCTTATCAGACTGTAGCAAAAAGTTATATTAACCAATATGGCTTTACGGAGCTTGCGAAACGCTATGCACTTAATATTGCCAATGCTCGTTTTTTATGGCGTAACCGTGTCGGTGCAGAAAAAGTAGAGGTTGTGGTAACAATAAATGATCAACCCGCTATAATATTTAATGCTTTAGAATATCCACTGCATGATTTTGATCATGTTGATGAAAAATTAAAAAAATTAGCTGATCAAATCGCTCAGGCTCTAAAAGGTGAAACAGTATATTTATTGATTAAAATTGAGGCTTATGCCTTGGTGGGTAAAGCACAAGAAGTTTATCCAAGCGAAGAATTAGTTTTGGATAAAGGTAAGGGTGATAAGAGTAAAATCCTTTATCAAGTCAATGATGTGGCTGCAATGCACTCTCAAAAAATCGGTAATGCATTACGTACAATTGATACTTGGTATCCTGAGTTTGATGACAAAAAAACAGCAATCGCGATTGAACCTTATGGTGCGGTCACAAATCTTGGAAAAGCTTATCGTACTCCTAAAGAGAAAAAAGACTTTTTTACCTTGTTTGATAAGTATGCTTTAGGTGAGTCATTAGAAAATCTTGAACAAGAACACTATGTTATGGCTGTTTTAGTGCGTGGTGGGGTGTTTGGTCAAAGTGCGAAGGATTAA
- the cas6f gene encoding type I-F CRISPR-associated endoribonuclease Cas6/Csy4 yields MQYYQEITLIDQDEISPYFIWSKVYTQLHIAFAEHSDNQDQSRLGVSFPQYRINQQKNIGFLGKKIRIFANTEVQLQQLNLGKWLERFVDYVHFTQPREVPQAKIMGYAHYFRINPKMNLEERITHQAQRHNISLDQARQHFKEYIDQPVIEPYVSLKSLSAKREENIDRPYRLYIGKSVADEAKEGTFGTYGLSRFSTVPEF; encoded by the coding sequence ATGCAATATTATCAAGAAATCACTTTAATTGATCAGGATGAAATTTCACCTTATTTCATTTGGTCAAAAGTGTATACCCAACTTCATATTGCTTTTGCAGAGCATAGTGATAATCAGGATCAGAGCCGCTTAGGTGTCTCTTTCCCTCAATATCGTATTAACCAGCAAAAGAATATTGGTTTTTTGGGTAAGAAAATTCGTATTTTTGCCAATACAGAAGTCCAGTTACAGCAACTTAATCTGGGGAAGTGGTTGGAACGATTTGTGGACTATGTCCATTTCACCCAACCACGCGAAGTACCTCAAGCTAAAATCATGGGTTACGCTCATTATTTTCGAATTAATCCAAAGATGAATTTAGAAGAGCGTATTACTCATCAAGCACAGCGCCACAATATTTCTTTGGATCAAGCGAGGCAGCACTTTAAGGAATATATTGATCAGCCTGTAATTGAACCTTATGTGAGCTTAAAAAGTCTGAGTGCCAAGCGAGAAGAAAATATAGATCGACCGTATCGCCTATATATTGGTAAATCTGTTGCTGATGAGGCAAAGGAGGGAACATTTGGAACTTATGGGTTAAGTCGTTTCTCAACCGTGCCAGAGTTTTAA
- the thiE gene encoding thiamine phosphate synthase encodes MRGLYLITNDDPIQLLLEKLDVALATGKIAILQYRRKKVAKADQPSEVEQIKVLCEKHQVPFVINDDLALAEQFGLGVHLGQSDGEISDAAACLPQGVIIGRTCLNSLELAEKAIADGATYVAFGAVYATSTKPEAGNVGIEVIKQAKQKIAVPICAIGGLTVENSQVVIESGASLCAVISDILGRSTAEIPARVNAWATLFD; translated from the coding sequence ATGCGCGGTCTATACCTCATTACCAATGATGATCCAATCCAATTATTATTAGAAAAATTAGATGTGGCTCTAGCGACAGGCAAGATTGCCATTCTGCAATACCGTCGTAAGAAAGTCGCAAAAGCAGATCAGCCAAGTGAAGTTGAGCAGATCAAAGTACTTTGTGAAAAGCATCAAGTCCCATTTGTAATTAATGATGATTTGGCACTGGCAGAGCAATTTGGATTAGGGGTACATCTTGGACAGTCCGATGGTGAAATAAGCGATGCCGCCGCATGTTTACCCCAAGGTGTGATTATTGGTCGTACTTGTCTAAATTCATTGGAGCTGGCAGAGAAGGCGATTGCTGACGGTGCAACTTATGTGGCCTTTGGTGCAGTCTATGCAACTTCAACCAAACCTGAAGCAGGTAATGTCGGCATCGAAGTGATCAAACAAGCGAAACAAAAAATTGCTGTGCCGATTTGTGCGATTGGCGGTTTGACCGTTGAAAATTCTCAGGTGGTGATTGAATCTGGGGCGAGCCTTTGTGCCGTAATTAGTGATATATTAGGACGATCAACAGCCGAAATTCCTGCTCGTGTAAATGCATGGGCAACGTTATTTGACTAA
- the hemL gene encoding glutamate-1-semialdehyde 2,1-aminomutase, which translates to MSLSPKQEQLFKQANKHIPGGVNSPVRAFNGVGGTPVFIEKAKGAYLWDVDGKRYVDYVGSWGPMILGHAHPDIIQAVQTAAEDGLSFGAPTVYETTLADTICEIMPSIELVRMTSSGTEATMTAIRLARGYTGRDKIVKFEGCYHGHSDSLLVKAGSGLLTLGEGEPTSKGVPADFAKHTLTLPYNNIEALKECFSKFGHEIAGVIIEPVAGNMNLVTPIDGFLQAIRDVCDEYKSVFIIDEVMTGFRVALGGAQSVYKVKPDLTTLGKIIGAGLPVGAFGGKREIMECIAPLGGVYQAGTLSGNPLAMRAGIAMFKHLREPEFYGKLAAQLAKLLAGLQAAADEAGIPFKTQQVGGMFGLYFTDQENITSFDSMLACDVEAFKKFFHGMLKRGVYLAPSAFEAGFISSMHSDQDIAETIQAAKETFAEMK; encoded by the coding sequence ATGAGCTTATCTCCAAAGCAAGAACAGCTATTTAAACAAGCAAATAAACATATTCCAGGTGGCGTAAATTCACCTGTACGTGCATTTAACGGTGTTGGTGGTACGCCTGTCTTTATTGAAAAGGCAAAAGGGGCGTACTTGTGGGATGTCGATGGCAAACGTTATGTGGACTATGTCGGTTCATGGGGACCAATGATTTTAGGTCATGCACATCCTGATATTATTCAAGCGGTACAAACTGCGGCAGAAGATGGCCTAAGTTTTGGTGCACCAACGGTATATGAAACCACTTTGGCAGATACTATTTGCGAGATCATGCCTTCTATTGAATTGGTACGTATGACTAGCTCGGGTACGGAAGCAACCATGACTGCGATTCGTTTGGCACGTGGTTATACAGGTCGTGACAAGATTGTGAAATTTGAAGGCTGCTATCACGGTCATTCAGACTCGCTATTGGTGAAAGCAGGTTCAGGTTTATTGACGCTTGGTGAAGGTGAGCCAACCTCAAAAGGTGTACCAGCTGATTTTGCTAAACATACCTTAACGCTCCCATATAACAATATCGAGGCATTGAAAGAATGCTTTAGCAAGTTCGGTCATGAGATTGCAGGTGTAATCATTGAACCCGTTGCAGGCAACATGAATCTAGTGACACCAATCGATGGTTTCTTACAAGCAATTCGTGATGTCTGTGATGAATACAAATCTGTCTTTATCATTGATGAAGTAATGACAGGTTTCCGTGTTGCTCTAGGTGGTGCACAATCAGTCTATAAAGTTAAACCTGACTTGACGACGTTGGGTAAAATCATCGGTGCGGGCTTACCAGTCGGTGCTTTTGGTGGTAAACGTGAAATCATGGAATGCATCGCACCTTTAGGTGGTGTTTACCAAGCAGGTACATTGTCAGGGAATCCATTGGCAATGCGTGCAGGTATCGCGATGTTCAAACACCTTCGTGAACCAGAGTTTTATGGCAAGCTTGCTGCACAGCTCGCAAAATTACTTGCAGGCTTACAGGCTGCGGCAGACGAAGCGGGTATTCCATTTAAAACTCAACAAGTGGGTGGCATGTTCGGCTTGTATTTCACCGATCAAGAGAACATTACCAGCTTTGATTCAATGTTGGCCTGTGATGTTGAAGCATTTAAGAAATTCTTCCATGGCATGTTAAAGCGTGGTGTGTATTTAGCACCATCGGCATTTGAAGCTGGATTTATTTCATCGATGCATTCAGATCAAGATATTGCAGAGACCATTCAGGCAGCAAAAGAAACCTTTGCAGAAATGAAATAA
- a CDS encoding heme-binding protein, translated as MKTKHYLTSADVEILVDAAWQYATAHSFNVSIAVVDDGGTLLMMKRMDGASVLSTQICQEKAQSAAVSRRTTKASEDMIRDGKIGFLTINAAKGMLEGGEPIVYQGQVVGAVGVSGVQSFQDAEIAQHAIQQFLEQQT; from the coding sequence ATGAAAACTAAACATTATTTAACGTCCGCTGATGTGGAAATTTTAGTTGACGCAGCATGGCAATATGCAACAGCGCACAGCTTTAATGTCAGCATTGCAGTTGTGGATGATGGTGGAACTTTATTAATGATGAAGCGTATGGATGGCGCCTCGGTACTCTCGACACAGATTTGCCAAGAAAAAGCACAATCTGCTGCGGTCAGCCGAAGAACCACCAAGGCATCGGAAGATATGATCCGTGATGGTAAGATCGGCTTTTTAACGATCAATGCAGCAAAAGGCATGTTAGAAGGTGGTGAGCCGATTGTCTATCAAGGGCAGGTTGTCGGGGCTGTGGGTGTTTCGGGTGTACAATCTTTTCAAGATGCAGAAATTGCTCAACATGCGATTCAACAATTTCTAGAGCAACAGACCTAA
- a CDS encoding RluA family pseudouridine synthase: MNDFLSEHLIHRDEDFMVIHKPAGLLTVPGKTPDLQDCLINRLLELEPKTLLIHRLDRDTSGILVFGLSKFGQSNVSRQFQDRQTSKIYQALVAGHLQGQGTVDIPVIYDPSRPPLHIVDASYHKPALTEWQAIEHLEIQGQAVTRVKLIPITGRSHQLRVHMQYLGHPILGDTLYATPEQQQLYPRLCLHATQLSFAHPKTGAQLSFDCAVPF; encoded by the coding sequence TTGAATGATTTTCTAAGTGAACATTTGATTCATCGTGATGAAGATTTTATGGTCATCCATAAACCTGCAGGCTTACTCACTGTGCCGGGGAAAACACCTGATTTACAAGATTGTTTGATCAATCGTCTATTAGAATTAGAACCAAAAACTTTACTGATTCATCGTTTAGATCGCGATACGTCTGGCATCTTGGTGTTTGGTTTATCCAAATTTGGACAAAGCAATGTTTCGCGCCAATTTCAAGATCGTCAAACCTCAAAAATTTATCAAGCTTTGGTGGCTGGGCATTTACAAGGTCAGGGCACAGTCGATATTCCTGTGATTTATGATCCAAGCCGCCCGCCATTGCATATTGTGGATGCTTCCTATCACAAGCCGGCATTAACCGAATGGCAGGCGATCGAACATTTAGAAATTCAAGGACAAGCTGTAACTCGAGTTAAACTCATTCCGATTACAGGGCGTTCACATCAGCTTCGTGTGCATATGCAATATTTAGGTCATCCGATTCTAGGCGATACCTTGTATGCCACGCCAGAACAGCAACAGCTTTATCCGCGTTTGTGTTTACATGCAACGCAATTGAGCTTTGCGCATCCTAAAACAGGTGCACAACTCAGCTTTGATTGTGCAGTACCGTTTTAG